ATTGTCAATTACCAGCAGTACCCGGCCGGGGCGTATTATTATCCCGGCTACCTTCCGCTTGGATATCGGCGGTAGGAAACTTTTTCCGACTTTGTTCGGACGGGAGCGGCCCATCCCTTAAACGGGCCGGACAATAACCAATGCGCATAACCCCCTTGCGTTACAAAAAAAAGGTCTGGATAGCCCCCGATTCCAAGCGTTTGGAGTGGAACCGGGCGGAAAAGCTTCTGGCCGGGGCGGTCATCGCCTCCGGACTGGCCTCGATTGGGCTGGCCTTGTATCTGTTCTGGCCGCGGGAGGCCGCGGCGGTGCGGGATTTTGAGTTTGCCGCCGTGCAGTTGATTGTGCCGCAGGAATTGAAGGATGAGCAGGCCCCCTTTGTTAAAAAACTGGGGGAGGAACTGGCGGCGGAGAATTGCATTATCCAGGTGGTGGATATTCTGCACGTGAAAACCCCGGCGCCGGAAAAGACCTTGCTGGTTGCGCGGGTGCCCCAGCCGCCGGTTTTGAAGAAGGCCGCCCGAATTTTGGGGATTCCCCCTTCCCGGACGGTGGAAAAAAGTTTGCCGGACAACGTCAAAGGAGTGCTATTCTCGATTTATCTGGGGCGCGACGCCCTCGAATTTCCCGCCGACTAAATTCCAAGGAGTCCATTTTCGGCAGATGAAGGGGTTGGCGGGGAAGGAACTGGCCCGGCTGGTCGGCCGGCTGGTTTTGGAAAAAAAGGGGGGCGACGTGGTGTTAATCGATTTGCGGAAGCTCTCCTCCATCGCCGACTTTTTTGTGGTGGCGACCGCCGACGCGGACGTGCATGCCCACGCGATTGCCGGGCACATCGAGGAGATGCTGAAGAAAAAGGGAGTACGGATGGGAC
This region of Verrucomicrobiia bacterium genomic DNA includes:
- the rsfS gene encoding ribosome silencing factor, with the protein product MKGLAGKELARLVGRLVLEKKGGDVVLIDLRKLSSIADFFVVATADADVHAHAIAGHIEEMLKKKGVRMGHEEKSARWTLLDYGDVVVHLFLKEARRFYALEKFWGDAPQETLAERPRGRRMAG